Below is a window of Thermoplasmata archaeon DNA.
GGTCAGTGCTTCGGCGGGGTTTTCCCTGAAGCGGGCCAGTCCATCCAGCACCGCCGCAACGATTTCCCTCCGGAGGTTCGAGCGGCTCTTGGCAAGCGAATTCAGCAGGTTGAGGGAGGCAACGCGTACCTCCCCCGACTGATCCCCGAGAGCCTCGACGATGCGCGGAACCGCCGCCACGAGGGCCTTCGGGTCCTCGTCCGCAAGCGCCGAGAGCTCCCTGATGAGCTTGAGCTTCCGCTCCGTCCCGGCCGGGCCGAGCTCGCGCGATAGCCTCTCGGCCTTCTTCGTCAAGTCGCCGAATATCATAGTTGGGCTATGATACCATTAATCCTGATAATATAGATGTTGGTCGGGCGCCCGGCGCCCGCCCTAGACACCTGACGCAGCCACCCGAGCCAACTTACCACCCGATGGGCGCAAGCCCATCATCGAAACTGAAGCCAAAAAGCTCGCTGGCCGACGGTCCGGAGTTGAGAATGAAAAATTAAATATTCTAAAACCAATTAAACCCTATCTTCCTAAGCTCACTATGCGTAGGAAGCTCATCAGTAGGAGGCTGCGTCCGGATAGGCCGGCGCAGTAATGAGCCACTCTGCGACGCCCCCCGCCCGCGGCCCCGACGGTGAAGAGGTGAGAGGATGGAAGGGAAGGCTCACAGAGAGGGCTCCAGAATGGGATTTCTGAGTATGCTGGTTGTGCTATTTATGATGGTTCCGGCCCCACCGTCCGTGGCGATGGAGCCGGCCGGTGAGGGACCGGCAGGCGCGCGGGCCTACACGCCGCGCGCGCCGATAAAAATAGAGGGCTCCGAGGGGTTCACTCCGGAGAACGGCGTCACCGGGGGCTCGGGCCATGAGGACGACCCGTACGTGATAAGCGGCTGGGAGATAACACCGGCATCGAGCCACGGAATCGAGATCTATTTCGTAACCACCTACCTGACCATACGGAACTGCAGGATAAAGAACACCCCCGCCGGTTTCGCCGGTCTATCTATCAATTTCACGGATGCCATCATATCCGTGGAGCACTGCGTCTTCGAAGGGAACGACGTCGGGGTCCAGCTGAATGGCATGTATTATCCAGCCACAATCTCCAACTGCTCCTTCACCGGGAACAGAATAGGCGTCAGGTGCGGAACATCCCTTCAGGTGCAGGACTGCACCTTCTCCGGCGGGACGGGCGTCACGCTCGAGGAACATCCGTCCGGTAAAATCAAGTTCAGCACCTTCAAGGACCAGATCGCAGGTGTAAAGGTCACAGGGTCTCTGGAGAAGCTTTATGTCATGAACAACAGTTTCTCCGGTGTCCAGACCGCCCTCAGCATGGATAACTGCAAGGGCGACTATAATAAAGGAAAGTGGGGGCATGTCACCGGCAACGTCTTCTCTGGAGGGACGGTCGGCGTCTCCGTGAACGGCAGCGGATTCTGTTCCATCTACAGAAACACGTTCGAGGATGTCCCGACCGGTGTCTCCATGTCGAACGTCCCCTCCTCCGTACCGGTCTATAACAACGATTTCCTGCGCGGAACCACAGGAATCGAGCTCGCGTATTGTACCAACGGCACGATAAACAACAACAACTTCACAGGCGCCTCGTCCTACGCGGTGAGCCTCAAAGGAAGCCGCTACAATACGATAATTGACAATCACTTTAAGGACAACAATGCGGGCGGCCGCCAGGCCTACTGCGACAAGAGCGAGAACATATGGAACCTCTCCGGTGAAAAAGAGTGGGACAGGGAGAAAAACTGGTGGAACGGTCTGTCGAGCGCCCACGGCAACCACTGGAGCGACCTCAGCAGGCCCGACTCGGACAGGGATGGCTTCGTGGACACCGGCTACGAGCTCGGGGGCGGCATGGCCGCCGACATGAGACCCATGAGCACCCCGCCGCCGAGGTGCGGGAACGTCCCCGACGGGACCCTCTTCTGCTCCGTGGACGCGGACAGGACGACCGGCGCCGCTCCCCTGACCGTGGAGTTCAGGGGGCTGGTCGTGTGCGACGACAGGACGCCCTACCCCTTCAGATACGAGTGGGACTTCGGCGACGGGGCGACCGCGGAGGGCTTCTGCGCGCTCCACACCTACAGCACCCCGGGCACCTACACCGCCCGCCTGACGGTGACGGACCAGGATGAGAGGGAGTGCTCGGCCACGAAGACAATAACGCCGGGCGCCGCGCCGGCTCCGCTGGAGGCCTCCGCGTCCGCGGACAAAACGAGCGGCGAGGCCCCCCTCACGGTCTCCTTCACGGCCTCCG
It encodes the following:
- a CDS encoding PKD domain-containing protein translates to MGFLSMLVVLFMMVPAPPSVAMEPAGEGPAGARAYTPRAPIKIEGSEGFTPENGVTGGSGHEDDPYVISGWEITPASSHGIEIYFVTTYLTIRNCRIKNTPAGFAGLSINFTDAIISVEHCVFEGNDVGVQLNGMYYPATISNCSFTGNRIGVRCGTSLQVQDCTFSGGTGVTLEEHPSGKIKFSTFKDQIAGVKVTGSLEKLYVMNNSFSGVQTALSMDNCKGDYNKGKWGHVTGNVFSGGTVGVSVNGSGFCSIYRNTFEDVPTGVSMSNVPSSVPVYNNDFLRGTTGIELAYCTNGTINNNNFTGASSYAVSLKGSRYNTIIDNHFKDNNAGGRQAYCDKSENIWNLSGEKEWDREKNWWNGLSSAHGNHWSDLSRPDSDRDGFVDTGYELGGGMAADMRPMSTPPPRCGNVPDGTLFCSVDADRTTGAAPLTVEFRGLVVCDDRTPYPFRYEWDFGDGATAEGFCALHTYSTPGTYTARLTVTDQDERECSATKTITPGAAPAPLEASASADKTSGEAPLTVSFTASATGGTPPYTYAWEFGDGETGAGASVSHTYAAAGTYSAVLTVTDSESQTKKAAALTITVTSGGAAPLSASASADRTSGPAPLSVQFTGVASGGTPPYTFSWSFGDGATGSGSPVSHTYTSDGIYDVVLTVTDSKSVTKTAPVITITVGGGGGSQLVVAASASPTSGPAPLRVQFTASASGGTEPYTFEWSFGDGTNGTGASVTHRYEKKGTYTVLVTVKDREGQQRSSTVTIEVKEKPKEIRSQPGLGALAVAAALATVVVLRARRRGGPDGGGGQ